From Aliarcobacter butzleri, the proteins below share one genomic window:
- a CDS encoding glutaminase, whose product MNYQTILEEIEKEIQALFVEGKVASYIPALANVNPNQFSMAIKMFDGQTFGVGEIDKKFSIQSISKVFTFTLALNYYGKELYKRVSHEPSGNPFNSLVQLEYENGIPRNPFINAGAIVTADTLVSIYKNDTFNQILDFIKMVSNDKTIDFNEEIFHSELEHGFRNYALINMIKSFGNIHNDIDEVIKTYFKQCSIMMSPSQLASSMLFLANHGINPITNERILTESKAKRISSLMLTCGHYDASGDFAYKVGLPGKSGVGGGIVAIVPKKMAICVYSPKLNTQGNSLIGTKALELFTTKTGLSIF is encoded by the coding sequence ATGAATTATCAAACTATTTTAGAAGAGATTGAAAAAGAGATTCAAGCTCTTTTTGTTGAAGGAAAAGTTGCTAGTTATATTCCAGCTCTTGCAAATGTAAATCCTAATCAATTTTCTATGGCAATCAAAATGTTTGATGGTCAAACTTTTGGAGTTGGAGAGATAGATAAAAAATTCTCCATACAAAGCATTTCAAAAGTTTTTACATTTACATTGGCTTTAAACTATTATGGAAAAGAGTTATATAAAAGAGTTAGTCATGAACCATCGGGAAATCCTTTTAATTCACTAGTTCAACTTGAATATGAAAATGGAATTCCAAGAAATCCATTTATAAATGCTGGTGCGATAGTAACAGCTGATACTTTGGTTTCTATTTATAAAAATGACACTTTTAATCAAATCTTAGATTTTATTAAAATGGTTTCAAATGATAAAACCATAGATTTTAATGAAGAGATTTTTCACTCTGAGCTAGAACATGGATTCAGAAACTACGCGCTAATAAATATGATTAAAAGTTTTGGAAATATTCACAATGATATTGACGAAGTTATAAAAACATATTTTAAACAATGTTCTATTATGATGAGCCCGTCTCAACTTGCAAGTTCAATGCTTTTTTTGGCAAATCATGGAATAAATCCAATAACAAATGAAAGAATTCTCACTGAATCAAAAGCAAAAAGAATAAGTTCACTTATGCTTACTTGCGGTCATTATGATGCAAGTGGAGATTTTGCTTATAAAGTTGGACTTCCTGGAAAAAGCGGTGTTGGAGGAGGAATTGTCGCAATTGTTCCTAAAAAAATGGCAATTTGTGTATATTCTCCAAAACTAAATACTCAAGGAAATTCACTAATTGGAACAAAAGCTCTAGAATTATTTACTACAAAAACTGGTCTATCAATTTTTTAA